In Silvanigrella paludirubra, one DNA window encodes the following:
- a CDS encoding flavodoxin family protein, translated as MSQISIVYHSGYGHTGHAANAVYEGAKSVANVQAHLISVADIDKNWDVLKNSHAIIFGAPTYMGSASAPFKEFMDKSSKMWMTQDWKDKIAGGFTVSGSQSGDKLSTLEQFMIFAAQHSMIWVSLGLMPGNNSSKSSVNDLNRLGSSIGAMSQANVDQGADAMLESDLKTMNLYGKRVAEIASRFHR; from the coding sequence ATGTCACAAATATCTATTGTTTATCATTCAGGATATGGTCATACAGGGCACGCTGCAAATGCTGTTTATGAAGGAGCAAAATCAGTTGCAAATGTCCAAGCTCATTTAATTTCTGTTGCCGACATTGATAAAAATTGGGACGTTTTAAAAAATTCACATGCCATTATTTTTGGGGCACCAACCTACATGGGAAGCGCATCGGCTCCCTTTAAAGAATTTATGGATAAAAGTTCTAAAATGTGGATGACTCAGGATTGGAAAGATAAAATTGCTGGTGGATTTACTGTTTCTGGAAGCCAAAGTGGTGACAAACTAAGTACCCTTGAACAATTTATGATTTTTGCGGCTCAACACTCCATGATTTGGGTTTCACTTGGATTAATGCCAGGCAACAACTCAAGTAAATCAAGCGTAAATGATCTCAATCGACTTGGCTCTTCGATTGGAGCTATGTCTCAAGCCAATGTCGATCAAGGTGCTGACGCTATGCTTGAAAGTGATTTAAAAACCATGAATTTATATGGGAAAAGAGTTGCTGAAATTGCTTCGCGTTTTCATAGATAA
- a CDS encoding efflux RND transporter periplasmic adaptor subunit, giving the protein MSLFNVQMKLKITFLIIIFISIIIFIYFLIRKNIEIRNAEIQKLEEIAKGPLVHTAKILKSPAEREIIINGETRPYQSVTLYSKISGYLKKINVDKGDIVKKGQILAVIESPVTDEAYLAALANFKNKDLIAKRAIQLQKENLVSIQEKDQAVSDSDIARAQLNAQKILKSYETIRAPFDGTITARFADMGALVQNAENSQNSALPIVTISDINKLVVNIFLDQNDAPFIQKNDPVKIEVTIPSIKQISGNINRITSNLDQKTKMMLVEVDIPNKEKFLVSGSFVKVYIKVKSQAYYILPVESLIMKKDKSFVALINNQNKVHFKQIKLENNDGKIIGFQSDVNEGDLVIINPGSELNEGTLIRPIFDPK; this is encoded by the coding sequence ATGTCTCTTTTTAATGTTCAAATGAAATTAAAAATAACTTTTTTAATTATAATTTTTATATCAATTATAATTTTTATTTATTTTTTAATAAGAAAAAATATTGAAATACGCAATGCCGAAATTCAAAAGTTAGAAGAAATTGCGAAAGGCCCACTTGTCCATACAGCTAAAATTTTAAAATCACCCGCTGAAAGAGAAATTATCATTAATGGAGAAACAAGGCCTTATCAAAGCGTTACTTTATACTCAAAAATTAGTGGTTATTTAAAAAAAATAAATGTTGATAAAGGTGATATTGTAAAAAAAGGTCAAATATTAGCTGTTATTGAATCTCCAGTTACAGATGAAGCTTATCTGGCGGCACTAGCTAATTTTAAAAATAAAGATCTTATTGCAAAAAGAGCCATTCAGTTACAAAAAGAAAATTTAGTTTCTATTCAGGAAAAAGATCAAGCTGTTTCTGATTCTGATATTGCTCGTGCACAATTAAACGCACAAAAAATATTGAAAAGCTATGAGACAATCCGAGCTCCCTTTGATGGAACGATTACAGCCCGCTTTGCGGACATGGGAGCGCTTGTTCAAAATGCAGAAAACTCTCAAAATAGCGCTTTGCCCATTGTAACTATATCAGATATTAATAAACTCGTAGTAAATATTTTTTTAGATCAAAATGATGCTCCTTTTATTCAGAAAAATGACCCCGTAAAAATTGAAGTAACAATCCCATCAATAAAACAAATTTCAGGAAACATTAATAGAATAACCAGCAATTTAGATCAAAAAACAAAAATGATGCTTGTTGAAGTTGATATTCCAAATAAAGAAAAATTTTTAGTTTCTGGAAGTTTTGTCAAAGTGTATATAAAGGTAAAATCACAGGCCTATTATATTTTACCAGTTGAATCCTTAATAATGAAAAAAGACAAAAGTTTTGTCGCATTAATAAACAATCAAAACAAAGTTCATTTTAAACAAATAAAATTAGAAAATAATGATGGTAAAATCATTGGTTTTCAATCCGATGTAAATGAAGGAGACCTTGTGATCATTAATCCAGGGAGCGAATTAAATGAAGGGACTCTCATACGACCTATTTTTGACCCAAAGTGA
- a CDS encoding TolC family protein, whose protein sequence is MIKLGKYFILSLLIFKIPQFKSYSIEIKGTKASFDQNIYKLSLESCLKIAIQNSTDILKQNSFNELNGVQVLRNYANFLPNLTTQVAANYTTGTSYLTTATPTYVNSSGTTSTISISSNFNIFNGFSDTSSLESYLLKKDASEFTLNQVKQQIVLDIVQNYLQIILDNKMIEIAEQNLQESETREKLLTAQSRLGSKSIADLYLQQSQTSSAESYLQTLKNKIRNDQIILLQKLRLDIQKNYKFTEVNLEQTQSEKKYEDENEIIKLALNKRLDLKASQRLTKASKYDIEVAKSGYYPKIDFMVSASSSGAILDTQTVNGNNVVPNSQDNLNDQLFSNIKYNFGLTFSWTVFDRLVTYANVKQSTTTSYQLKLDEENINAKVLADARTAFGNYKLAIQELESSAKGIFASQKAYQVMTGRYKVGSASFIDLMTAQSNLVQAESTRAQALINFKLQNWNIRYATGDLEIKN, encoded by the coding sequence GTGATAAAATTAGGTAAATATTTTATTTTAAGCCTTTTGATTTTTAAAATACCTCAATTTAAATCATATTCGATTGAAATTAAGGGAACAAAAGCATCGTTTGATCAAAACATTTATAAACTTAGTTTAGAAAGCTGCTTAAAAATTGCTATCCAAAACTCAACAGATATCTTAAAACAAAATAGTTTTAATGAATTAAATGGAGTACAAGTATTAAGAAATTATGCAAATTTTTTACCTAACTTAACGACACAAGTGGCAGCAAACTACACGACTGGAACTTCATATTTAACAACAGCTACTCCTACTTATGTAAATAGTTCAGGAACAACCTCAACAATTTCAATCTCAAGTAATTTCAATATTTTTAATGGATTTTCTGATACCTCTTCTTTAGAATCTTATCTTTTAAAGAAAGATGCTAGTGAATTTACTTTAAATCAAGTAAAACAACAAATTGTTCTTGATATTGTTCAAAATTACTTACAAATTATTTTAGATAACAAAATGATTGAAATTGCAGAACAAAATTTACAAGAATCTGAAACAAGAGAAAAATTACTTACAGCTCAGTCCCGATTGGGATCAAAAAGCATCGCTGATCTATATTTGCAGCAGTCACAAACAAGCTCCGCAGAATCTTATTTACAAACATTAAAAAATAAAATTAGGAATGATCAAATTATTCTTCTTCAAAAATTGCGCCTTGATATACAAAAAAATTATAAGTTTACAGAAGTTAATTTAGAACAAACACAATCTGAAAAAAAATATGAAGATGAAAATGAAATTATTAAATTAGCATTAAATAAAAGGCTTGATTTAAAAGCCTCTCAAAGGCTAACAAAAGCTTCTAAATATGATATTGAAGTTGCAAAATCTGGTTATTATCCTAAAATAGATTTTATGGTTTCAGCTTCATCAAGTGGAGCTATTTTAGATACACAAACGGTAAATGGAAATAATGTAGTACCAAATAGCCAAGATAATTTAAATGACCAACTATTTAGTAATATAAAATATAATTTTGGCCTTACGTTTAGTTGGACTGTATTTGATCGTCTTGTTACTTATGCAAATGTAAAACAATCTACGACAACCTCTTATCAACTAAAATTAGATGAAGAAAATATAAATGCAAAAGTTCTCGCAGATGCAAGGACAGCTTTTGGTAATTACAAATTAGCAATACAAGAACTAGAATCCTCGGCAAAAGGAATTTTTGCTTCTCAAAAAGCCTATCAAGTGATGACTGGCAGATACAAAGTTGGATCAGCGAGTTTTATAGATCTCATGACAGCACAATCAAATTTAGTCCAAGCAGAATCAACTAGAGCACAAGCGCTTATAAACTTTAAATTACAAAACTGGAATATAAGATATGCAACGGGAGATTTAGAAATAAAAAATTAA
- a CDS encoding AAA family ATPase → MSQEVVGVLSRVIFESDKGDFLVAEFINAQSAKRFKASGRILLSGKADAKQRYRLIGQWENNGKYGETFVTIYSEAARPSELSGIAPYLANNVKGVGEVTAKKLVETLKIKDIDSLVLVCRDEKEKIYQFFGEKKRKVAENVITSMVTDEVFRNVMIFLHEHNIPPRFAKRIYEKYGSASLTNLMENPYRLIADFRQVGFLRADAIAQKLGLPNTSPFRLEAAFVYSLEIAQEDGHCCLPRDQLIDKSRDLLGGKTDPTFSREFVLEQLRLIYKKNRDSKKESFLIRETSAFTNSKVENGNSEILFYLPEVLRMEDEVSGFISSLLNTSHVYEHKEKITNQEIETGEKSFEELFPNLPWDKLSEEQQVAVKMSLSSHIMVLTGGPGCGKTFVLKAIYGIQRALNRRVALCAPTGLAAKRMSASIGEQASTLHKLLGLGKRAQQDETQNVIEELEGNTSALDNVNVVIVDESSMLSLDLLHSLLSSLGPNRRLILVGDVDQLPSVGAGNCLRDIIQSTKVPIARLTKIFRQSSESPIPIAAREIISGNKPQFSYISRIASFPRAEPFAFIPCSQQTFYDILLPFLTDTISNIYNLDPIKNAQILVPMRRSDVGQENINKIMQNHLNPASDNKKECSLPYGGILREGDKVIQTKNNYELDVFNGDLGYCKTIIKTKEKLEAIIEFSDRIVTYEDEEIDDLQLCYAMTVHKSQGSEFPLCIIPMFGVYFTMLDRNLLYTAITRASKYVIIFGEEWSIKKAIGSQNTIKRNTFLDKLLMEITK, encoded by the coding sequence GTGTCTCAAGAAGTTGTTGGCGTTCTTTCAAGGGTAATATTTGAGTCAGATAAGGGCGACTTCCTCGTAGCCGAATTTATCAATGCACAATCAGCTAAAAGATTTAAAGCCTCCGGTAGAATCCTTCTCTCTGGCAAAGCCGATGCCAAACAACGTTATCGTTTAATAGGACAGTGGGAAAATAATGGAAAATACGGTGAAACATTTGTCACAATATACTCTGAAGCAGCAAGGCCATCTGAACTTTCGGGTATCGCCCCCTATTTAGCTAACAATGTTAAGGGTGTTGGAGAAGTAACAGCAAAAAAACTAGTCGAAACCCTTAAAATTAAAGACATTGATTCTTTAGTTCTAGTCTGCCGCGATGAAAAAGAGAAAATTTATCAATTCTTTGGTGAAAAAAAGCGTAAGGTAGCAGAAAACGTAATTACCTCTATGGTAACAGATGAAGTTTTTCGAAACGTGATGATCTTTTTACATGAACACAATATTCCGCCACGTTTCGCGAAAAGAATTTATGAAAAATATGGATCTGCCTCTTTAACCAACCTCATGGAAAACCCTTACCGCTTAATTGCTGACTTCAGGCAAGTTGGTTTTTTACGAGCAGATGCTATTGCACAGAAATTAGGTTTACCTAATACCTCTCCATTTCGTTTAGAAGCTGCTTTTGTTTACTCCTTAGAAATTGCTCAAGAAGACGGACATTGCTGCCTACCAAGAGATCAACTCATTGATAAATCAAGAGATTTATTGGGAGGAAAAACAGATCCTACTTTTTCAAGAGAGTTTGTTTTAGAACAATTAAGACTTATTTATAAGAAAAATCGAGATTCAAAAAAAGAATCTTTTTTAATTCGTGAAACATCTGCTTTTACAAATTCAAAAGTAGAAAATGGAAATTCTGAAATATTATTTTATCTGCCCGAAGTTTTAAGAATGGAAGATGAAGTATCCGGATTTATTTCTAGTCTCCTGAATACATCACACGTCTATGAGCATAAAGAAAAAATAACTAACCAAGAAATTGAAACAGGAGAAAAATCTTTTGAAGAATTATTTCCAAATTTACCATGGGATAAACTTTCAGAAGAACAACAAGTAGCAGTAAAAATGAGTTTAAGCTCTCATATTATGGTACTTACAGGGGGCCCTGGTTGCGGAAAAACATTTGTCTTAAAAGCAATTTATGGAATTCAAAGAGCTTTAAATAGACGAGTTGCTTTATGCGCCCCAACAGGATTAGCAGCTAAAAGAATGAGTGCTTCAATTGGGGAACAAGCAAGCACTTTACATAAATTACTTGGTCTTGGAAAAAGAGCGCAACAAGATGAAACACAAAATGTAATTGAAGAACTCGAAGGTAACACAAGCGCACTTGATAATGTAAACGTCGTCATTGTGGATGAAAGCTCAATGTTAAGCCTTGACCTTCTGCATTCTCTACTCTCTTCCTTAGGCCCAAATCGCAGACTTATCTTAGTGGGCGATGTAGATCAATTACCCAGCGTTGGAGCGGGAAATTGCTTAAGAGACATCATTCAATCGACAAAAGTACCCATTGCAAGACTTACTAAAATTTTTAGGCAAAGCTCAGAGAGCCCAATTCCGATTGCAGCACGTGAAATTATTTCAGGTAACAAACCTCAATTTAGTTACATTAGCAGAATTGCCTCTTTTCCGCGTGCCGAACCTTTTGCTTTTATTCCTTGTTCGCAGCAAACATTTTACGATATTTTATTGCCTTTTTTAACAGATACTATTTCAAATATATATAATTTAGATCCTATAAAAAATGCTCAAATATTAGTACCTATGCGCAGAAGTGATGTAGGACAAGAAAATATCAATAAAATTATGCAAAATCATTTAAATCCCGCTTCAGATAATAAAAAAGAATGTTCCTTACCTTATGGTGGTATTTTAAGGGAAGGAGATAAAGTCATTCAAACAAAAAATAATTATGAACTAGATGTTTTTAATGGTGACTTAGGGTATTGCAAAACAATTATTAAAACAAAAGAAAAACTTGAGGCAATTATTGAATTTAGCGACCGCATAGTTACTTATGAAGATGAAGAAATTGATGATTTACAACTTTGTTACGCAATGACAGTACATAAATCACAAGGATCTGAGTTTCCTTTATGCATCATACCTATGTTTGGAGTTTATTTTACGATGCTTGACAGGAATCTTCTTTATACAGCAATTACAAGAGCTAGTAAATATGTTATTATCTTTGGGGAAGAGTGGTCTATTAAAAAAGCAATTGGTAGTCAAAACACAATTAAAAGAAATACTTTTTTAGATAAATTATTAATGGAAATAACAAAATAA
- a CDS encoding efflux RND transporter permease subunit, with translation MWIIELALRRPYTIAVGVILVFILGFISLQKMIVDIFPTIDIPVVNVIWNYPGLTPNEVEKRVIFLAERAFTTTVNGISKLESTCIQGLGLQRVYFEEGTDISSAIAQISAVSNSVLRSMPPGMTSPVILKFNASNVPVAQLTLSSNSLKEEQIFDYAINFLRVQLYTLPGISLPAPYGGKQRQINVDLNPFNLQAKKLSPQNIVDALTSSNIIVPAGNARINNYEYNILMNSSPSNVNDFNKIPIKVTNGAALTLGDVAHISDSFADQNNIVRVNGKRASYLNILKKAGSSTLSVIDSVKNKIPELRKIAPNDFNMQLDFDQSVFVNAAIENVITEALISSILVSLVILLFLGSWRSVIVVCTSIPTAIFTAFIVLFITGNSINIMTLGGLSLAIGMLVDDATVAVENIHRIRDLGKPLTISILEGSSQIALPALMATLVICIVFFPVVLLTGPSKFLFFPLALSVVSAMIASYILSRTLVPLLSKMLLENENHYLNNNILTKITENFNHYFNIFQNKFSNVLNVCLKNRGFILWMCLIFICITSFIPFIVGTDFFPSTDAGIMKLHYRGKAGTRIEVTEKQVANIENRIREIIPKEEILTINSMIGIPISFNLAFVQTDNVGPMDAEISISLNKNHKPSKKYMSDIRKSISELYPESVAFFQPADIVNQVLNFGVSAPIDIQIEGTDVYLSYDYATKLIKNLKKIPGLEDIALKQIFNYPALFLNVDRIKAAQVGINQRDISNSLLVSLSSSSLVAPSYFLNPNNNVNYTVVVKTPLENLSKISDILQTPITGSGSILESNLASTFLNQPTQNPLEKVTVPLGNLSTVSTTESITANSHLNVQRVVDIFATPEGRDLGSVIREIEKEIKNLGELPKGMKISINGQSRVMKEAFSKLSVGLILAIILVYLLMTVLFQSWLDPFIVMIAVPGALCGILWMLLITGTTINVESFMGATMAVGIASSNSILLVSYANDIRIEKGLSAIQAALEAAKTRMRPVLMTAIAMIIGMLPAALAFGEGGEQTAPLGRAVIGGLLMATIVTLIIVPIVYSLLRTKLPQKYLLDEQLRKDRQQ, from the coding sequence ATGTGGATCATTGAACTTGCATTAAGAAGACCTTATACAATTGCAGTTGGCGTTATTTTAGTATTTATCCTTGGTTTTATTTCATTGCAAAAAATGATTGTTGATATTTTTCCAACTATAGATATTCCTGTTGTAAATGTAATTTGGAATTATCCTGGATTAACACCAAATGAAGTTGAAAAAAGAGTAATATTTCTTGCAGAAAGAGCTTTTACAACTACGGTTAATGGAATTTCTAAATTAGAATCAACATGCATTCAAGGTTTAGGATTACAAAGAGTCTATTTTGAAGAAGGAACTGATATTAGTTCTGCGATTGCACAAATTTCTGCTGTTTCTAATTCAGTACTGAGATCAATGCCTCCAGGGATGACATCTCCCGTTATTTTAAAATTTAATGCATCCAATGTTCCTGTAGCTCAATTAACTTTATCTAGTAATTCATTAAAAGAAGAACAAATATTCGATTATGCGATTAATTTTTTAAGAGTCCAACTTTATACATTGCCAGGAATTTCTCTACCCGCTCCCTATGGAGGTAAACAAAGACAAATAAATGTAGATTTAAATCCTTTTAACCTGCAAGCAAAAAAGCTTTCTCCTCAAAATATTGTCGATGCTTTAACCTCTTCTAATATTATAGTACCAGCTGGTAATGCAAGAATAAATAATTATGAATATAATATTTTAATGAATTCAAGTCCAAGTAATGTAAATGACTTTAATAAAATTCCTATAAAAGTTACCAATGGAGCTGCATTAACATTAGGTGATGTTGCTCATATATCAGACTCATTTGCAGATCAAAATAATATTGTACGCGTAAATGGAAAAAGAGCTTCTTATTTAAATATATTAAAAAAAGCGGGCTCCTCAACACTAAGCGTTATTGATTCTGTAAAAAATAAAATTCCTGAATTGAGAAAAATTGCACCAAATGATTTTAATATGCAACTCGACTTTGATCAGTCTGTATTTGTAAACGCTGCAATAGAAAACGTAATTACAGAAGCACTCATTTCTTCTATACTCGTTTCTTTAGTTATTTTATTATTTTTGGGAAGTTGGAGAAGTGTGATTGTAGTTTGTACGTCGATTCCTACAGCGATATTTACTGCATTTATTGTACTTTTTATTACTGGAAATTCAATTAATATTATGACCCTTGGAGGATTATCATTAGCAATTGGTATGCTTGTTGATGATGCCACAGTTGCAGTTGAAAATATTCATAGAATAAGAGATTTAGGAAAACCATTAACAATTTCAATTTTAGAGGGTTCTAGTCAAATTGCTTTACCCGCATTAATGGCAACACTCGTTATTTGTATCGTATTTTTTCCTGTAGTTTTGTTAACAGGTCCATCAAAATTTTTATTTTTTCCTTTAGCTCTATCTGTTGTTTCAGCAATGATTGCTTCTTATATCCTATCAAGAACTTTAGTTCCTTTATTATCTAAAATGCTACTTGAAAATGAAAATCATTATTTAAATAATAATATTTTAACAAAAATAACTGAAAATTTTAATCATTATTTTAATATTTTTCAAAATAAATTCTCTAATGTTTTAAATGTATGCTTAAAAAATCGTGGATTTATTTTATGGATGTGCCTTATATTTATATGCATCACAAGTTTTATTCCTTTTATCGTAGGAACTGATTTTTTTCCAAGTACCGATGCTGGTATTATGAAATTGCATTATAGAGGAAAAGCGGGAACAAGAATAGAAGTAACAGAAAAACAAGTTGCTAATATTGAAAATAGAATAAGAGAGATTATACCAAAGGAAGAAATTTTAACAATTAATTCTATGATTGGTATTCCAATCAGTTTTAATTTAGCTTTTGTACAAACGGATAATGTTGGCCCAATGGATGCCGAAATATCAATTTCATTAAATAAAAATCACAAACCATCAAAAAAATATATGTCTGATATTCGTAAATCAATTTCAGAGCTCTATCCAGAGTCTGTTGCCTTTTTCCAACCTGCAGATATCGTAAATCAGGTCTTAAACTTTGGAGTGAGTGCTCCTATTGATATTCAAATTGAAGGCACGGATGTCTATCTATCATATGATTATGCTACTAAACTTATAAAAAATTTAAAAAAAATCCCTGGACTTGAAGACATTGCGCTAAAACAAATATTTAATTATCCTGCTTTATTTTTAAATGTAGATAGAATCAAAGCAGCACAAGTTGGTATAAATCAAAGAGATATTTCAAATAGCTTGCTTGTTTCTTTATCATCGAGTTCATTAGTTGCTCCTTCTTATTTTTTAAATCCTAATAATAATGTAAACTATACTGTTGTAGTAAAAACTCCTTTAGAAAATCTTTCTAAAATATCAGACATATTACAAACACCAATTACAGGTTCAGGCAGTATTCTTGAAAGTAATTTAGCTTCTACATTTTTAAATCAACCAACCCAAAATCCTCTTGAAAAAGTAACAGTTCCTTTAGGAAATTTAAGTACGGTATCAACAACAGAATCAATTACTGCAAACTCACATTTAAATGTGCAGAGAGTTGTCGATATTTTTGCAACTCCTGAAGGAAGAGATCTTGGTTCTGTGATTAGAGAAATAGAAAAAGAAATTAAAAATCTAGGCGAATTGCCAAAAGGAATGAAAATTTCTATCAACGGCCAAAGTAGAGTTATGAAAGAAGCATTTTCAAAACTCAGCGTTGGTCTCATTTTAGCAATTATCTTAGTTTATTTATTAATGACTGTATTATTTCAATCTTGGCTTGATCCATTTATTGTTATGATAGCAGTTCCTGGAGCCCTATGTGGAATTTTATGGATGCTTTTAATAACAGGAACGACAATAAATGTGGAATCCTTTATGGGTGCCACTATGGCAGTTGGTATTGCTTCATCAAACTCAATTTTACTTGTTAGTTATGCAAATGACATAAGGATTGAAAAAGGCCTTTCTGCAATTCAAGCAGCATTAGAAGCTGCAAAAACCAGAATGAGACCTGTATTAATGACAGCAATTGCAATGATTATTGGAATGTTACCTGCAGCATTAGCTTTTGGAGAAGGTGGAGAACAAACTGCACCTTTAGGAAGAGCTGTAATTGGGGGATTATTAATGGCTACCATTGTAACCTTAATAATTGTCCCTATCGTTTATTCTTTATTAAGAACAAAACTTCCTCAAAAATATTTATTAGATGAACAATTAAGAAAGGATAGGCAACAATAA
- a CDS encoding substrate-binding periplasmic protein, with protein MKVCFEDFRPSAYFENKKAVGIDVDILESAMGSQNVAIEFIMMPWNRCLSELDSNKIDAVIPMVFSEERNLKYSLGSSMRTRGNFFIVNKNFKKKIKNISDLEGLVVLIGKGYSISKDFNDAKNFEKIEVTSSDFVYAKILNMIATNRADIGVIDLQIYPWLVKELNLEDKLIRSDLILTKETHVGFTKNNKFLEIYEKGYKNIKRRGLIEKIIKKYEYQIK; from the coding sequence ATGAAAGTTTGTTTTGAAGACTTTAGACCATCTGCTTATTTTGAAAATAAAAAAGCAGTTGGAATAGATGTTGATATATTAGAAAGCGCAATGGGTTCACAAAATGTGGCAATTGAATTTATTATGATGCCATGGAATAGATGCTTATCTGAGTTAGATTCAAATAAAATTGATGCCGTTATTCCTATGGTATTTAGTGAAGAAAGAAATTTAAAATATTCATTGGGATCTTCAATGAGAACAAGAGGAAATTTTTTTATCGTAAATAAAAACTTTAAAAAAAAGATAAAAAATATATCTGATCTAGAAGGATTAGTTGTGTTAATAGGAAAGGGTTACTCTATTTCAAAAGATTTTAATGATGCTAAAAATTTTGAAAAGATAGAAGTAACTTCATCTGATTTTGTTTATGCAAAAATTTTAAATATGATTGCTACAAATAGAGCTGATATAGGGGTTATCGATCTTCAAATATATCCTTGGTTAGTAAAAGAATTGAATTTAGAAGATAAATTAATTCGTTCTGATTTAATTTTAACAAAAGAAACTCATGTTGGTTTTACAAAAAACAATAAATTTTTAGAAATATATGAAAAAGGATATAAAAATATAAAAAGACGAGGTTTAATAGAAAAAATTATAAAAAAATATGAATATCAAATTAAGTAA
- a CDS encoding acetolactate decarboxylase, producing the protein MNSNLFNILKILKYYFCIFLFIMVTKIYSQEVFYKGSIQSVKSRDYSAKVILEDFVNKKNLYALGPVENLNGEITIMNGKYYISSVNNNQLITINSNEKKAIFLVWSEVKEWKKATNLNKKVINIKEFQDELEKLAINSKIDLDKPFVFKVTGIIESINYHILSPIPLNKPNLNHRDSSKNIFKENMKGDIIGFYSKKHEGIFTHHGSFIHFHVVDDSGHTGHIDNITLNKNVSVYFPEF; encoded by the coding sequence ATGAATTCAAATTTATTCAACATTTTAAAAATTCTAAAATACTATTTTTGTATATTTTTATTCATAATGGTTACAAAAATTTACTCTCAAGAAGTATTTTATAAGGGAAGTATACAATCTGTAAAAAGCAGAGATTATTCTGCTAAAGTAATTTTAGAAGATTTTGTGAATAAAAAAAATCTTTATGCCTTAGGACCTGTGGAAAACCTAAATGGTGAAATTACAATCATGAATGGTAAATATTATATTTCTTCTGTAAATAACAATCAATTGATAACAATAAATTCAAATGAAAAAAAAGCAATTTTTTTAGTCTGGAGCGAAGTAAAGGAATGGAAAAAGGCCACAAATTTAAATAAAAAAGTAATTAACATAAAAGAATTTCAAGATGAATTGGAAAAATTAGCTATAAATTCAAAGATTGATTTGGACAAACCTTTTGTTTTTAAAGTGACGGGTATCATAGAATCTATAAATTATCACATATTGTCCCCTATCCCTTTAAATAAACCAAATTTGAACCACCGAGATTCATCAAAAAATATTTTTAAAGAAAATATGAAAGGTGATATAATAGGATTTTATTCTAAAAAACATGAGGGGATTTTTACTCATCACGGAAGTTTTATTCATTTTCATGTAGTCGATGATTCTGGTCATACAGGCCATATTGATAACATTACTTTAAATAAAAATGTAAGCGTCTATTTTCCGGAGTTTTAA